The proteins below are encoded in one region of Oreochromis niloticus isolate F11D_XX linkage group LG6, O_niloticus_UMD_NMBU, whole genome shotgun sequence:
- the LOC109202412 gene encoding uncharacterized protein LOC109202412 isoform X2, giving the protein MIEHLSRLCNIKLLDSSPVVLIHSQCSCVAGAVMCNDTVALLFQTAHYSQLRVPVVPPVHSCTESEQQWHKPRTVGVKPRPINSMIFTKLVPNRMAQTGVWSGFYRGMVGPLPDPCLFRITEAYAKFNIEDRPLVTTINMRPDKPLVESAFGLVQEGSVLSYQQPVLTTRYITLHRDAPPTPHLPLEGYDILPSDCVFVCSEEELLHLKSLSVTLEMAHKIEEATREQSSSSEWHQLRRPRVTASKFREVCHVRGQSSADSLAERILKGTRQTADMRRGTEMEPAIAAEYSRLMNVNYSPCGLVIHPIAPWLAASPDGVVFDPNEYPQFGLVEFKCPNVQNFIDSKYVQMKCGTPKLKKSHAYYWQVQGQLLISGMQWCDFVVWAQEDYLVQRIYMDTDVHNAIREKADYFFFYIYMPRYLCLEK; this is encoded by the exons atgattgaacaTCTATCAAGACTGTGTAAT ATTAAGCTTCTGGATTCATCGCCGGTGGTACTGATACATAGCCAGTGCTCCTGTGTGGCAGGCGCTGTTATGTGCAATGACACAGTGGCACTGCTCTTCCAAACAGCACACTACTCACAACTCAGAGTGCCGGTTGTCCCCCCTGTGCATAGCTGCACAGAATCTGAACAGCAATGGCACAAGCCACGGACAGTG GGTGTGAAGCCAAGACCCATCAACTCCATGATCTTCACTAAGCTGGTACCAAATAGGATGGCCCAGACTGGAGTATG gaGTGGCTTCTACAGAGGCATGGTGGGTCCATTACCAGATCCCTGCTTGTTCAGAATAACGGAGGCATATGCAAAATTTAATATTGAGGACAGACCACTTGTGACCACAATAAACATGAGACCTGATAAGCCCCTTGTGGAAAGTGCCTTTGGGCTGGTGCAGGAGGGCAGTGTTCTGTCATATCAGCAGCCGGTTTTGACAACCCGGTACATCACACTACACCGTGATGCACCACCAACACCGCACTTGCCTCTGGAGGGGTATGACATCTTGCCATcagattgtgtgtttgtgtgttcagaaGAAGAGCTTCTGCATCTGAAAAGCTTGTCTGTAACTCTGGAAATGGCTCACAAAATAGAGGAAGCTACACGTGAGCAAAGCTCTTCGTCTGAGTGGCATCAGCTCCGCAGGCCCAGAGTGACTGCCTCTAAGTTTCGGGAGGTGTGTCACGTCAGAGGCCAGAGCTCGGCAGATTCACTAGCAGAGCGTATATTGAAGGGAACAAGGCAGACAGCAGACATGAGGAGAGGAACTGAGATGGAGCCTGCAATAGCAGCAGAGTATAGTAGGCTAATGAATGTTAACTACTCACCCTGTGGTCTGGTCATTCACCCCATTGCCCCCTGGCTTGCTGCATCTCCTGATGGTGTTGTTTTTGACCCCAATGAATACCCCCAGTTTGGCCTTGTTGAATTCAAATGTCCCAATGTACAAAACTTTATTGACAGCAAATATGTGCAAATGAAATGTGGTACCCCTAAACTAAAAAAGAGCCATGCATATTACTGGCAAGTGCAAGGACAACTGCTCATCAGTGGGATGCAGTGGTGTGACTTTGTTGTGTGGGCACAAGAGGACTACCTAGTACAAAGAATATACATGGATACAGATGTACACAATGCAATCAGAGAAAAGGCTGACTActtctttttttacatatatatgccAAGATacctgtgtttggaaaaatga
- the LOC109202412 gene encoding uncharacterized protein LOC109202412 isoform X1, with protein MRKSEAPHRLSIKLLDSSPVVLIHSQCSCVAGAVMCNDTVALLFQTAHYSQLRVPVVPPVHSCTESEQQWHKPRTVGVKPRPINSMIFTKLVPNRMAQTGVWSGFYRGMVGPLPDPCLFRITEAYAKFNIEDRPLVTTINMRPDKPLVESAFGLVQEGSVLSYQQPVLTTRYITLHRDAPPTPHLPLEGYDILPSDCVFVCSEEELLHLKSLSVTLEMAHKIEEATREQSSSSEWHQLRRPRVTASKFREVCHVRGQSSADSLAERILKGTRQTADMRRGTEMEPAIAAEYSRLMNVNYSPCGLVIHPIAPWLAASPDGVVFDPNEYPQFGLVEFKCPNVQNFIDSKYVQMKCGTPKLKKSHAYYWQVQGQLLISGMQWCDFVVWAQEDYLVQRIYMDTDVHNAIREKADYFFFYIYMPRYLCLEK; from the exons ATGAGGAAGAGTGAGGCACCACACAGACTAAGT ATTAAGCTTCTGGATTCATCGCCGGTGGTACTGATACATAGCCAGTGCTCCTGTGTGGCAGGCGCTGTTATGTGCAATGACACAGTGGCACTGCTCTTCCAAACAGCACACTACTCACAACTCAGAGTGCCGGTTGTCCCCCCTGTGCATAGCTGCACAGAATCTGAACAGCAATGGCACAAGCCACGGACAGTG GGTGTGAAGCCAAGACCCATCAACTCCATGATCTTCACTAAGCTGGTACCAAATAGGATGGCCCAGACTGGAGTATG gaGTGGCTTCTACAGAGGCATGGTGGGTCCATTACCAGATCCCTGCTTGTTCAGAATAACGGAGGCATATGCAAAATTTAATATTGAGGACAGACCACTTGTGACCACAATAAACATGAGACCTGATAAGCCCCTTGTGGAAAGTGCCTTTGGGCTGGTGCAGGAGGGCAGTGTTCTGTCATATCAGCAGCCGGTTTTGACAACCCGGTACATCACACTACACCGTGATGCACCACCAACACCGCACTTGCCTCTGGAGGGGTATGACATCTTGCCATcagattgtgtgtttgtgtgttcagaaGAAGAGCTTCTGCATCTGAAAAGCTTGTCTGTAACTCTGGAAATGGCTCACAAAATAGAGGAAGCTACACGTGAGCAAAGCTCTTCGTCTGAGTGGCATCAGCTCCGCAGGCCCAGAGTGACTGCCTCTAAGTTTCGGGAGGTGTGTCACGTCAGAGGCCAGAGCTCGGCAGATTCACTAGCAGAGCGTATATTGAAGGGAACAAGGCAGACAGCAGACATGAGGAGAGGAACTGAGATGGAGCCTGCAATAGCAGCAGAGTATAGTAGGCTAATGAATGTTAACTACTCACCCTGTGGTCTGGTCATTCACCCCATTGCCCCCTGGCTTGCTGCATCTCCTGATGGTGTTGTTTTTGACCCCAATGAATACCCCCAGTTTGGCCTTGTTGAATTCAAATGTCCCAATGTACAAAACTTTATTGACAGCAAATATGTGCAAATGAAATGTGGTACCCCTAAACTAAAAAAGAGCCATGCATATTACTGGCAAGTGCAAGGACAACTGCTCATCAGTGGGATGCAGTGGTGTGACTTTGTTGTGTGGGCACAAGAGGACTACCTAGTACAAAGAATATACATGGATACAGATGTACACAATGCAATCAGAGAAAAGGCTGACTActtctttttttacatatatatgccAAGATacctgtgtttggaaaaatga
- the LOC112847164 gene encoding uncharacterized protein LOC112847164 yields MAGKHTITSHTRVCSRHFASDQLIEPTTLDGRRRLIKGAVPTLFEWYGYKVEPPRRSVWERMERRPELFPPDDQEEHSLTIDHDYCSVPQPSALDISASAAEDLSKDVETLRKEMQELRVQREFGLQRFAGSDTDIRFYTRFPSYDHLMAFWFLIEPCIYKMIRVSRAKSAANRNEQVLTPARTSMRQLLQPIDEFFLFLVFLSVGLKERDLAHRFNIHQSTVSRIIATWTDFLATALGSQCIWLTREEVQAYLPEEFKDFLDTQMILDCTELRCQTPSSPLLQSEMYSSYKSHSTMKALVGIAPHGPVTFISNLYAGSVSDKELFKQSGIAEKLTEDMAVMVDKGFLITDCCKCKVYCPPFLSKQKQMPAYQVKETQAIARLRVHVERVIRRIKQNKLFDSIITMSHVYNINQLFAVECMLSNYQNTALVKKWVK; encoded by the exons ATGGCTGGTAAACATACGATTACCTCTCACACCAGGGTCTGCAGCAGACACTTTGCCAGTGATCAACTCATAGAGCCAACAACCCTTGATGGTCGAAGGCGGCTTATTAAAGGTGCTGTACCAACACTTTTTGAGTGGTATGGCTATAAAGTTGAACCACCGCGGCGTAGTGTTTGGGAGAGAATGGAGCGACGCCCTGAACTATTTCCTCCTGACGATCAAGAAGAGCACAGTCTTACAATAGATCATGACTACTGCTCAGTCCCTCAGCCGTCTGCATTGGACATATCTGCATCAGCTGCAGAAGACCTGTCCAAAGACGTGGAGACTCTGAGGAAGGAAATGCAGGAGTTACGTGTCCAGCGAGAATTTGGGTTACAGCGCTTTGCTGGCTCCGACACTGACATCCGATTCTATACCAG ATTTCCAAGCTATGATCATTTGATGGCATTTTGGTTTTTGATTGAGCCTTGCATCTATAAAATGATCCGGGTTTCAAGAGCCAAGTCAGCTGCCAATAGGAACGAACAAGTGTTGACACCTGCACGCACATCAATG AGGCAGCTGCTACAGCCAATTGACGAGTTCTTTCTTTTCCTGGTTTTCCTGTCAGTTGGTTTGAAGGAGAGGGACCTGGCACACCGATTTAACATACACCAGTCCACAGTGAGCCGCATTATTGCAACATGGACAGATTTTCTTGCCACTGCACTGGGGTCTCAATGCATTTGGCTTACACGTGAAGAAGTGCAAGCTTACCTCCCTGAGGAATTCAAAGATTTCTTAGACACCCAGATGATCCTTGACTGTACAGAGCTGAGGTGTCAGACACCATCCTCACCACTTCTCCAAAGTGAAATGTACTCTTCGTACAAATCCCACAGTACGATGAAAGCCCTGGTTGGCATAGCTCCACATGGTCCAGTGACATTCATCTCTAATCTGTATGCTGGTTCGGTTAGTGACAAGGAACTATTCAAACAATCAGGCATTGCTGAGAAGTTGACTGAAGACATGGCAGTGATGGTAGATAAGGGCTTCCTAATCACCGATTGTTGTAAATGCAAAGTGTACTGCCCACCTTTTCTATCTAAGCAGAAGCAGATGCCAGCATACCAGGTTAAGGAGACGCAGGCCATAGCCAGACTCAGGGTACATGTGGAGCGAGTCATTAGgaggataaaacagaacaaactttTTGATAGCATCATTACCATGTCACATGTTTACAATATCAACCAACTGTTTGCAGTAGAATGTATGTTGTCAAATTACCAGAACACAGCATTAGTTAAAAAATGGGTTAAGTGA
- the LOC102076252 gene encoding sialic acid synthase-like, with amino-acid sequence MGAKVVERHVTLDKTWKGNDHEASLEPSELAELVRAIQLVETAMGSPDKQMLPCEKTCHDKLGKSVIAKMAIPKEKVLSLGMFAVKVGEPKGIPPEHMQQLVGKKIKVDVEEDDSILADMIE; translated from the exons ATGGGAGCAAAAGTTGTGGAACGCCATGTGACCCTGGATAAGACCTGGAAGGGAAATGACCATGAGGCATCCCTGGAGCCCTCCGAGCTGGCAGAGCTGGTCCGAGCAATACAACTGGTGGAAACAGCAATGGGATCACCAGACAAGCAAATGTTACCATGCGAGAAGACCTGCCATGATAAG TTGGGCAAGTCAGTCATTGCTAAGATGGCAATCCCTAAAGAAAAAGTGCTGAGCCTGGGCATGTTTGCAGTGAAGGTTGGTGAGCCAAAGGGTATCCCTCCAGAACATATGCAGCAGCTGGTGGGCAAGAAGATCAAGGTGGATGTTGAAGAAGATGACAGCATCTTGGCAGACATGATAGAATAA